A single Pedobacter sp. PACM 27299 DNA region contains:
- a CDS encoding DUF3375 domain-containing protein produces MPMIDSARILEVLNSSASVNLLKLRNRDIVIEFLINTFINEEATVSSDHVHSLLADFLELKQVDNDEEYEIESFDSYEVKARKYVRKWTDSGFLTNYQDDQGEIFYEISAHSSKTIDWLLSLQKKEFVGTESRFKDIFNQLKDLVEFTNGDRDNRLAILEEKRLEIEHQIEQLKAGKKVKIYQDYEVIPRYNQLTQAAKELLSDFKEVEDNFKDITRQIYQKHAEGSLTKDHILEFTFDALDQIKDSQQGKSFYAFWSFLLDPVLQEEWTTLSNTLFERLDEREIVVGDFFLKGMKKYLHASGQKVYKANDKMAEKLGRIIRESEGSKIQVTHNVIQEIKTMLIEVGKQENRPDIGLVLESSLEIYPFFEQRLMLEQPEELLYNTRPKLADKDILSSRQLGKLFGQTKIDKEVLRKKIRTVLSGRARVSLFEIIEADGGIADGLPELFGYLSVAKEFKHTINPENTQRILFDAQGQKSINVPEVILLKNE; encoded by the coding sequence ATGCCGATGATAGACAGCGCCAGGATTCTTGAAGTACTCAATAGCTCAGCAAGTGTGAATTTGCTGAAGCTGAGGAACAGGGATATTGTGATAGAATTTCTAATCAATACTTTTATAAATGAGGAAGCTACCGTTTCCTCTGATCATGTTCATTCTTTATTGGCTGACTTCCTGGAGCTTAAACAGGTAGACAATGATGAGGAGTATGAAATTGAAAGTTTTGACTCCTATGAGGTAAAGGCCAGAAAATATGTGAGGAAGTGGACGGACAGCGGTTTTTTAACCAATTACCAGGACGACCAGGGGGAGATATTTTACGAGATTTCTGCACATTCCAGTAAAACCATCGACTGGTTACTGAGCCTTCAGAAAAAAGAATTTGTAGGTACAGAATCCAGGTTCAAAGATATTTTCAATCAATTGAAAGACTTGGTGGAGTTCACCAATGGTGATCGCGACAATCGTCTGGCCATTTTAGAAGAGAAACGCCTGGAAATTGAACACCAGATCGAACAGCTGAAAGCCGGTAAAAAGGTGAAGATCTACCAGGACTATGAGGTGATTCCACGTTATAACCAATTGACACAAGCGGCAAAAGAACTGTTGTCGGACTTTAAAGAGGTGGAAGATAACTTTAAAGACATCACCAGACAAATTTACCAGAAACATGCAGAAGGGAGCTTAACGAAAGACCATATCCTGGAATTTACGTTCGATGCCCTGGATCAGATTAAAGACAGTCAGCAGGGCAAGAGTTTTTACGCCTTCTGGTCTTTCCTGCTTGATCCGGTTTTACAAGAGGAATGGACCACGCTGAGCAATACGCTATTCGAAAGATTAGACGAAAGAGAGATTGTAGTCGGCGATTTTTTCCTGAAAGGAATGAAGAAATACCTGCATGCCTCCGGTCAGAAAGTATATAAGGCAAATGATAAGATGGCGGAGAAGTTGGGCCGTATCATTAGAGAATCTGAAGGTTCTAAAATCCAGGTGACACACAACGTAATCCAGGAGATTAAAACGATGCTGATCGAAGTAGGTAAGCAGGAAAACCGTCCGGATATCGGATTGGTATTAGAATCAAGTCTGGAGATTTATCCGTTTTTTGAACAGCGCTTAATGCTGGAGCAGCCGGAAGAACTGCTTTACAATACAAGGCCTAAGTTAGCAGACAAAGACATCTTAAGTTCGAGGCAGCTTGGTAAGTTATTCGGTCAGACGAAGATCGATAAAGAAGTGCTGCGGAAGAAGATCAGAACGGTATTGTCAGGGAGAGCCCGCGTTTCCCTATTTGAAATCATTGAAGCCGATGGTGGTATCGCGGATGGTCTTCCAGAGCTGTTTGGGTATTTATCCGTGGCCAAAGAGTTCAAGCATACCATCAACCCAGAAAACACACAGCGTATTTTATTTGATGCCCAAGGGCAGAAGTCAATCAACGTACCTGAAGTAATCCTATTAAAGAATGAGTAA
- a CDS encoding DUF4194 domain-containing protein has translation MSNFEDKTKPYSKAIIRLLKGPVYSQSSVWEDIIHYQREIQHYLNVIGLELILKKEEGLAFFKQFENNEGHTMGLISRRQIGFETSIVLVILRQMLEDFDNNPTLIDGNEKFISHKEIREEIELFLPEKYNRVKFLKELDSYIRKVVELGYLKEQQETDAEPIYKIQRIIKEKVTLDVLKDFKLKLEEYV, from the coding sequence ATGAGTAATTTTGAAGATAAAACAAAGCCTTATTCCAAGGCCATCATCAGGCTGCTGAAAGGCCCGGTGTACTCCCAATCCAGTGTTTGGGAAGATATTATTCATTACCAGCGAGAGATTCAACACTATCTGAATGTGATTGGTCTGGAGCTGATCTTGAAAAAAGAAGAAGGTCTGGCTTTCTTTAAACAGTTTGAAAATAATGAAGGCCATACGATGGGATTGATCTCCCGTCGCCAGATTGGCTTTGAAACCTCTATCGTGCTGGTGATTTTGCGCCAGATGCTCGAAGATTTCGACAACAATCCTACGTTAATCGATGGCAATGAGAAATTTATCAGCCATAAAGAGATCCGTGAAGAGATTGAACTGTTCCTGCCAGAAAAATATAACCGCGTGAAATTCCTGAAAGAACTGGACAGCTATATCCGCAAAGTTGTGGAGCTGGGCTATTTGAAAGAGCAGCAGGAAACCGATGCAGAGCCGATTTACAAGATTCAACGCATCATTAAGGAAAAAGTAACATTGGATGTTTTAAAAGATTTTAAACTGAAACTGGAGGAATATGTATAG